The following coding sequences lie in one Clostridiaceae bacterium genomic window:
- the groL gene encoding chaperonin GroEL (60 kDa chaperone family; promotes refolding of misfolded polypeptides especially under stressful conditions; forms two stacked rings of heptamers to form a barrel-shaped 14mer; ends can be capped by GroES; misfolded proteins enter the barrel where they are refolded when GroES binds), which translates to MAKMITFDAKARKSIETGVNKLANTIKITLGPKGRNVVIEKKFGSPIITNDGVTIAKEIELEDPYENMGAQLVKEVASKTNDVAGDGTTTATLLAQAIVKEGLKNIAAGANPMILKKGIEKAADKVVEYIKSNSQKVKGKHDMAFVATISSGDESIGNLIADAMEKVTADGVITIEENKTADTIIEIVEGMQFDRGYISPYMVTDNEKMEAVLENPYILITDKKISNAQDLLPALEIILKNGGKLLLIAEDVEGEALATLVVNKLRGTFTCVAVKAPGFGDRRKEMLRDIAILTGGQVISEEVGLTLKDIKLGWFGKAKSVKVQKENTIIIGGAGNEKEIKERIESIKKQIEITTSNYDKEKLNERLAKLAGGVAVIRVGAATETEMKEKKYRVEDALNATRAAVEEGIVPGGGTAYINAIPEVKKLVDSLSGDEKTGASIILRALEEPLRQIAINAGLDGSVIVEKVKNSEKGIGFDAVKDEFVNMFEAGIIDPVKVTRSALQNAASVAALILTTESAVADKPEKEPPTPPSPPGDMDY; encoded by the coding sequence ATGGCAAAAATGATTACATTCGACGCAAAAGCTAGAAAATCAATTGAAACAGGTGTTAATAAACTTGCAAACACCATAAAGATAACACTAGGACCCAAAGGAAGAAATGTTGTTATAGAAAAGAAATTTGGTTCACCGATTATAACCAATGACGGAGTAACTATTGCAAAGGAAATTGAGTTGGAAGATCCTTATGAAAATATGGGAGCACAACTTGTTAAGGAAGTTGCAAGTAAAACCAATGATGTGGCTGGTGATGGTACAACAACTGCCACCCTTCTGGCCCAGGCAATTGTTAAAGAAGGTCTGAAGAATATTGCCGCAGGGGCAAATCCTATGATTCTTAAAAAAGGTATAGAAAAGGCTGCCGACAAGGTTGTTGAATATATAAAAAGCAACAGCCAGAAAGTCAAAGGTAAACATGACATGGCCTTTGTAGCAACCATTTCTTCCGGTGATGAAAGTATCGGTAACCTAATTGCTGATGCAATGGAAAAAGTTACAGCAGATGGAGTTATAACCATTGAAGAAAACAAAACCGCTGATACTATAATAGAGATAGTGGAAGGAATGCAGTTTGACAGGGGTTACATATCTCCATATATGGTTACAGATAATGAAAAGATGGAAGCCGTACTTGAAAACCCCTACATCCTAATAACCGATAAGAAAATCAGTAATGCCCAGGACTTATTACCAGCCCTTGAAATTATTTTGAAAAACGGCGGAAAACTACTTCTTATTGCTGAGGATGTTGAAGGTGAAGCCTTAGCAACCCTTGTTGTTAACAAATTAAGAGGTACTTTTACCTGTGTAGCTGTAAAAGCTCCCGGCTTTGGCGACAGACGGAAAGAAATGCTCCGCGATATTGCAATCCTGACAGGCGGACAAGTAATTTCTGAAGAAGTAGGTTTAACCCTTAAGGATATTAAACTTGGATGGTTTGGAAAAGCTAAATCTGTAAAAGTACAGAAAGAAAATACCATTATTATAGGCGGAGCAGGAAATGAGAAAGAAATCAAGGAAAGAATCGAGTCCATCAAAAAGCAAATAGAAATTACAACTTCAAATTATGATAAGGAAAAACTAAACGAAAGGCTGGCAAAGCTGGCTGGTGGCGTAGCAGTAATCCGTGTGGGCGCCGCAACAGAAACTGAAATGAAGGAAAAGAAATATAGAGTTGAAGATGCTCTTAATGCCACAAGAGCAGCTGTGGAAGAAGGAATAGTACCTGGGGGAGGTACAGCCTATATCAATGCAATCCCGGAAGTTAAAAAGCTTGTTGATAGTCTTTCCGGGGATGAAAAAACTGGTGCATCAATCATTCTAAGAGCATTAGAAGAACCTCTGCGCCAGATAGCTATAAATGCAGGTCTTGACGGTTCAGTTATCGTTGAAAAGGTAAAGAACAGTGAAAAAGGAATTGGCTTTGATGCTGTAAAAGACGAGTTTGTAAATATGTTTGAGGCAGGAATTATCGACCCTGTGAAAGTTACTCGTTCCGCTTTACAAAATGCGGCATCTGTAGCAGCTTTGATCCTTACGACCGAAAGCGCTGTGGCTGATAAACCAGAAAAAGAACCGCCAACTCCTCCTTCTCCTCCTGGAGATATGGATTATTAA
- a CDS encoding co-chaperone GroES: MKIRPLGARVLLKEVEAEETTKSGIVLPSNAKEKPYMAEVIEVGPGEVKDGKEIKMYVKKGDKVLYSKYAGTEIKSDNQKYLIIEQDDILAIVE; encoded by the coding sequence ATGAAGATAAGGCCATTGGGAGCAAGAGTTTTATTAAAAGAGGTAGAAGCTGAAGAAACTACCAAGAGTGGCATTGTTCTGCCCTCAAACGCAAAGGAAAAACCTTACATGGCTGAAGTAATTGAAGTTGGTCCTGGAGAAGTAAAGGACGGTAAAGAAATTAAAATGTATGTGAAAAAGGGAGATAAGGTGCTTTACAGTAAATATGCAGGGACAGAAATTAAGTCAGATAACCAGAAGTACCTTATCATTGAACAGGACGACATTCTAGCAATAGTTGAATAA